One region of Pseudoliparis swirei isolate HS2019 ecotype Mariana Trench unplaced genomic scaffold, NWPU_hadal_v1 hadal_29, whole genome shotgun sequence genomic DNA includes:
- the LOC130191241 gene encoding equilibrative nucleoside transporter 1-like isoform X2 — protein sequence MMAVSSPRDKYSAVWLVFFMLGLGTLLPWNFFMTATMYFTDRLKDSSLARSSANQTEASSEHRSPLEAKFNNVMTLCAMLPLLLCTCLNSFLLSLVSQRLRVMGSLTIIMLVFIATAVLVKVPLEPLPFFSITMVKIIIINSFGAVLQGSLFGMAGLLPASYTTPIMSGQGLAGSFAAFAMICAIASGSELQNAAFGYFITACFVIGLSVLSYILLPKLKFFQFYQERNGNPRPEEENSVTLMTRGEAADQDMKQNVSMINIFKKIWLLALLVCFNFTVTIGTYPSITADTRSTLANGGSWDKFFIPVSCFLLFNLSDWAGRSFTAFCMWPRKDSVVLPVSILGRLLFVPLFMLCNVHPRHHLPILFHHDGWFIFFIILFAFSNGYLASLCMCFGPNPFDFTSHGVIGPYETA from the exons ATGATGGCCGTCTCCTCACCAAGAGACAA GTATTCTGCCGTCTGGCTAGTCTTCTTCATGCTGGGTTTGGGGACGCTGCTGCCCTGGAACTTCTTCATGACTGCTACCATG TACTTCACGGACCGTCTGAAGGACTCCTCATTGGCTCGTTCTTCAGCCAATCAGACGGAGGCATCGAGTGAACATCGCAGCCCTCTCGAGGCCAAATTCAACAACGTGATGACGCTGTGCGCCATGTTGCCGCTGCTGCTCTGCACCTGCCTCAACTCCTTCCTGCTCTCGCT TGTTTCTCAGCGCCTGCGTGTTATGGGCAGTCTGACCATCATCATGTTGGTCTTCATCGCTACTGCTGTCCTTGTCAAAGTTCCTCTGGAGCCACTGCCCTTTTTCTCCATCACCATGGTgaagatcatcatcatcaact CGTTCGGGGCGGTGCTCCAGGGCAGTCTGTTCGGGATGGCCGGGCTGCTCCCGGCTTCCTACACGACGCCCATCATGAGCGGCCAGGGCCTCGCCGGGAGCTTCGCTGCCTTCGCCATGATCTGTGCCATCGCAA gtggCTCAGAGCTTCAGAATGCAGCATTTGGCTATTTTATCACGGCCTGTTTTGTTATTGGTCTGTCTGTCCTTTCCTACATCCTGTTGCCTAAACTG AAGTTCTTCCAGTTTTATCAGGAGAGAAACGGGAACCCGAGACCCGAGGAGGAGAACTCCGTCACTCTGATGACCAGAG gtgaggcAGCTGACCAGGACATGAAACAGAACGTTTCCATGATAAACATCTTTAAGAAG ATCTGGCTGCTGGCTCTGTTGGTCTGTTTCAACTTCACCGTCACCATCGGAACGTACCCCTCCATCACCGCGGACACCAGGTCCACCCTCGCCAACGGAGGCTCCTGGG aCAAGTTCTTCATCCCAGTCAgctgtttcctcctcttcaacctgagTGACTGGGCCGGGCGGAGCTTCACGGCCTTCTGTATGTGG CCGAGGAAGGACAGCGTGGTGCTTCCCGTCTCCATCTTGGGTCGTCTCCTCTTCGTCCCTCTTTTCATGCTGTGTAACGTTCATCCTCGTCATCACCTGCCCATCTTGTTCCACCACGATGGCTggttcatcttcttcatcatcctcttcgCCTTCAGTAATGGCTACCTGGCCAGCCTCTGCATGTGCTTTGGTCCAAA tccttttgacttcacgtctcatggggtcatcggaccctatgagacggcatag
- the LOC130191241 gene encoding equilibrative nucleoside transporter 1-like isoform X3, whose translation MMAVSSPRDKYSAVWLVFFMLGLGTLLPWNFFMTATMYFTDRLKDSSLARSSANQTEASSEHRSPLEAKFNNVMTLCAMLPLLLCTCLNSFLLSLVSQRLRVMGSLTIIMLVFIATAVLVKVPLEPLPFFSITMVKIIIINSFGAVLQGSLFGMAGLLPASYTTPIMSGQGLAGSFAAFAMICAIASGSELQNAAFGYFITACFVIGLSVLSYILLPKLKFFQFYQERNGNPRPEEENSVTLMTRGEAADQDMKQNVSMINIFKKIWLLALLVCFNFTVTIGTYPSITADTRSTLANGGSWDKFFIPVSCFLLFNLSDWAGRSFTAFCMW comes from the exons ATGATGGCCGTCTCCTCACCAAGAGACAA GTATTCTGCCGTCTGGCTAGTCTTCTTCATGCTGGGTTTGGGGACGCTGCTGCCCTGGAACTTCTTCATGACTGCTACCATG TACTTCACGGACCGTCTGAAGGACTCCTCATTGGCTCGTTCTTCAGCCAATCAGACGGAGGCATCGAGTGAACATCGCAGCCCTCTCGAGGCCAAATTCAACAACGTGATGACGCTGTGCGCCATGTTGCCGCTGCTGCTCTGCACCTGCCTCAACTCCTTCCTGCTCTCGCT TGTTTCTCAGCGCCTGCGTGTTATGGGCAGTCTGACCATCATCATGTTGGTCTTCATCGCTACTGCTGTCCTTGTCAAAGTTCCTCTGGAGCCACTGCCCTTTTTCTCCATCACCATGGTgaagatcatcatcatcaact CGTTCGGGGCGGTGCTCCAGGGCAGTCTGTTCGGGATGGCCGGGCTGCTCCCGGCTTCCTACACGACGCCCATCATGAGCGGCCAGGGCCTCGCCGGGAGCTTCGCTGCCTTCGCCATGATCTGTGCCATCGCAA gtggCTCAGAGCTTCAGAATGCAGCATTTGGCTATTTTATCACGGCCTGTTTTGTTATTGGTCTGTCTGTCCTTTCCTACATCCTGTTGCCTAAACTG AAGTTCTTCCAGTTTTATCAGGAGAGAAACGGGAACCCGAGACCCGAGGAGGAGAACTCCGTCACTCTGATGACCAGAG gtgaggcAGCTGACCAGGACATGAAACAGAACGTTTCCATGATAAACATCTTTAAGAAG ATCTGGCTGCTGGCTCTGTTGGTCTGTTTCAACTTCACCGTCACCATCGGAACGTACCCCTCCATCACCGCGGACACCAGGTCCACCCTCGCCAACGGAGGCTCCTGGG aCAAGTTCTTCATCCCAGTCAgctgtttcctcctcttcaacctgagTGACTGGGCCGGGCGGAGCTTCACGGCCTTCTGTATGTGG TGA
- the LOC130191241 gene encoding equilibrative nucleoside transporter 1-like isoform X1 — protein MMAVSSPRDKYSAVWLVFFMLGLGTLLPWNFFMTATMYFTDRLKDSSLARSSANQTEASSEHRSPLEAKFNNVMTLCAMLPLLLCTCLNSFLLSLVSQRLRVMGSLTIIMLVFIATAVLVKVPLEPLPFFSITMVKIIIINSFGAVLQGSLFGMAGLLPASYTTPIMSGQGLAGSFAAFAMICAIASGSELQNAAFGYFITACFVIGLSVLSYILLPKLKFFQFYQERNGNPRPEEENSVTLMTRGEAADQDMKQNVSMINIFKKIWLLALLVCFNFTVTIGTYPSITADTRSTLANGGSWDKFFIPVSCFLLFNLSDWAGRSFTAFCMWPRKDSVVLPVSILGRLLFVPLFMLCNVHPRHHLPILFHHDGWFIFFIILFAFSNGYLASLCMCFGPKNVLPHEAETAGAIMAFFLSLGLALGAALSFFLRALL, from the exons ATGATGGCCGTCTCCTCACCAAGAGACAA GTATTCTGCCGTCTGGCTAGTCTTCTTCATGCTGGGTTTGGGGACGCTGCTGCCCTGGAACTTCTTCATGACTGCTACCATG TACTTCACGGACCGTCTGAAGGACTCCTCATTGGCTCGTTCTTCAGCCAATCAGACGGAGGCATCGAGTGAACATCGCAGCCCTCTCGAGGCCAAATTCAACAACGTGATGACGCTGTGCGCCATGTTGCCGCTGCTGCTCTGCACCTGCCTCAACTCCTTCCTGCTCTCGCT TGTTTCTCAGCGCCTGCGTGTTATGGGCAGTCTGACCATCATCATGTTGGTCTTCATCGCTACTGCTGTCCTTGTCAAAGTTCCTCTGGAGCCACTGCCCTTTTTCTCCATCACCATGGTgaagatcatcatcatcaact CGTTCGGGGCGGTGCTCCAGGGCAGTCTGTTCGGGATGGCCGGGCTGCTCCCGGCTTCCTACACGACGCCCATCATGAGCGGCCAGGGCCTCGCCGGGAGCTTCGCTGCCTTCGCCATGATCTGTGCCATCGCAA gtggCTCAGAGCTTCAGAATGCAGCATTTGGCTATTTTATCACGGCCTGTTTTGTTATTGGTCTGTCTGTCCTTTCCTACATCCTGTTGCCTAAACTG AAGTTCTTCCAGTTTTATCAGGAGAGAAACGGGAACCCGAGACCCGAGGAGGAGAACTCCGTCACTCTGATGACCAGAG gtgaggcAGCTGACCAGGACATGAAACAGAACGTTTCCATGATAAACATCTTTAAGAAG ATCTGGCTGCTGGCTCTGTTGGTCTGTTTCAACTTCACCGTCACCATCGGAACGTACCCCTCCATCACCGCGGACACCAGGTCCACCCTCGCCAACGGAGGCTCCTGGG aCAAGTTCTTCATCCCAGTCAgctgtttcctcctcttcaacctgagTGACTGGGCCGGGCGGAGCTTCACGGCCTTCTGTATGTGG CCGAGGAAGGACAGCGTGGTGCTTCCCGTCTCCATCTTGGGTCGTCTCCTCTTCGTCCCTCTTTTCATGCTGTGTAACGTTCATCCTCGTCATCACCTGCCCATCTTGTTCCACCACGATGGCTggttcatcttcttcatcatcctcttcgCCTTCAGTAATGGCTACCTGGCCAGCCTCTGCATGTGCTTTGGTCCAAA AAACGTTCTTCCTCATGAAGCAGAAACGGCGGGGGCCATCATGGCCTTCTTCCTGTCACTGGGTCTGGCGTTGGGGGCGGCGCTGTCCTTCTTTTTGAGAGCGCTGCTGTAA